A genomic region of Miscanthus floridulus cultivar M001 chromosome 3, ASM1932011v1, whole genome shotgun sequence contains the following coding sequences:
- the LOC136546420 gene encoding uncharacterized protein — MPSLLTEDALTTSTAKISCTTRSLFALALHALNLCVFLVVVVALLLLSPAAVVILLPVACMAASVCLLCATTARLLAPSVAPGRRAPENRGGVRERKKQECVEVDRAEAPAGGFSDGGGASSAEEEHREQEQGRSSFSFSPFDEELSDSWGDDEQQGRFFFVDTSSNCRTFYDLLAFWRSMERQATRGDRNA; from the exons ATGCCTTCTCTTCTAACAGAGGACGCCCTCACCACCTCCACCGCGAAGATCAGCTGCACCACCAGGTCGTTGTTTGCTCTGGCCTTGCACGCACTGAACCTATGCGTGTTCCTCGTCGTGGTCgtcgcgctcctcctcctctcccccgCGGCCGTCGTGATCCTCCTCCCCGTCGCGTGCATGGCTGCATCAGTCTGCCTCCTCTGCGCGACCACAGCTCGGCTCCTTGCGCCCTCCGTGGCGCCAGGTCGTCGAGCACCTGAGAACCGAGGCGGCGTGCGCGAACGCAAGAAGCAGGAGTGTGTCGAGGTCGACCGCGCCGAGGCGCCTGCTGGCGGCttcagcgacggcggcggcgcttccTCTGCGGAAGAGGAGCATAGGGAGCAAGAACAGGGCCGGTCTTCTTTCAGTTTCAGTCCCTTTGACGAAGAGCTCAGCGATTCTTGGGGTGATGATGAGCAGCAGGGTCGGTTTTTCTTCGTGGACACAAGCAGCAACTGCAGAACC TTTTATGATCTACTGGCTTTCTGGAGAAGTATGGAGAGACAGGCGACTCGAGGCGATAGAAATGCTTAG
- the LOC136542051 gene encoding transcription factor BIM2-like isoform X1, which translates to MGIQGNKPATHQHDFLSLYAAAAAKDAPLLLHDSEVLLHDSEAPPPVSQGNFLLKTHDFLQPLDQKPGAPPAEPSPLPASAAESRHRQQVVHALHLPGGVGTFSISPAPVSVALPAPAGVKSEPPFVLWGQPAATLQPGARGHQQQQQWALPFAGAGQVRPPPQQQKAPPDRKGRGGGGVMESGSRSSGGAGFDDDDDLTTRREGSSSLQDLTVRVDRKAGSCSDGGTDQRPNTPRSKHSATEQRRRSKINDRFQILRELLPHNDQKRDKATFLLEVIEYIRFLQEKVQKYEATFPEWNQENAKMLPWSNMYFRSFWKNAQSKCQIPGDSPPDPSHFMRNGSSPGSNFTGKLDDNHNIVTSAAASGAQDQAETDHMASGCYRSADTPANITNNAISQSQPQWTGPSPVDDSAMNREMLNNQQLAIDEGTISVSSNYSQELLNSLTHALQNSGVDLSQASISVQINLGKRAVKRPVAGVSSNSKEPTDPASSNELGHQLTTVLGAGADDLSHATKRHKPGNS; encoded by the exons ATGGGCATCCAAG GGAACAAGCCGGCGACGCACCAGCACGACTTCCTCTCGCtgtacgccgccgccgccgccaaggacgcTCCTCTCCTGCTCCACGACTCCGAGGTCCTGCTCCACGACTCTGAGGCGCCGCCGCCTGTCTCTCAAG gtaATTTCCTCTTGAAGACGCACGACTTCCTGCAGCCGTTGGATCAGAAGCCGGGAGCGCCGCCGGCGGAGCCGTCGCCGCTGCCCGCTTCCGCCGCGGAGAGCAGGCACCGGCAGCAGGTGGTGCACGCACTGCATCTGCCCGGCGGCGTCGGCACCTTCAGCATCAGCCCCGCGCCCGTGTCGGTCGCGCTGCCGGCGCCCGCCGGCGTCAAGTCGGAGCCGCCGTTCGTGCTTTGGGGCCAGCCAGCCGCGACGCTGCAGCCGGGCGCGCGAG ggcaccagcagcagcagcagtgggcGCTCCCCTTCGCCGGCGCCGGGCAGGTcaggccgccgccgcagcagcagaaGGCGCCACCGGACAGGAAGGGCCGCGGTGGAGGCGGGGTCATGGAGTCTGGCTCCAGATCCAGCGGCGGGGCGGggttcgacgacgacgacgacctcaCCACGCGCCGCGAGGGCTCCTCCTCGCTCCAAG ATTTGACAGTAAGGGTGGACAGGAAGGCTGGGAGCTGCAGCGATGGTGGTACAGATCAGCGGCCAAACACACCGCGGTCAAAACACTCGGCCACAGAGCAGCGCAGACGCAGCAAGATCAATGATAG GTTTCAGATACTTAGGGAGCTGTTGCCACACAATGATCAAAAGAGAGACAAAGCAACATTTCTCTTGGAG GTTATTGAATATATACGGTTTTTGCAAGAGAAAGTGCAAAAATACGAGGCAACATTCCCAGAATGGAACCAAGAAAATGCAAAGATGCTTCCATGG TCAAATATGTATTTTCGATCATTCTGGAAAAATGCACAG AGTAAATGCCAAATCCCTGGAGATTCTCCGCCTGACCCTTCACATTTCATGAGAAATGGATCCTCCCCTGGATCTAATTTCACAGGGAAACTCGATGATAATCACAACATAGTGACATCTGCAGCTGCATCAGGGGCACAGGATCAGGCAGAAACTGATCACATGGCTAGCGGGTGCTACAGATCAGCAGATACACCGGCGAATATTACAA ATAATGCTATATCTCAGTCCCAACCTCAGTGGACAGGTCCATCCCCTGTGGATGATTCTGCAATGAACAGGGAAATGCTTAACAACCAGCAGTTGGCGATAGATGAAGGAACGATCAGCGTGTCCAGTAACTATTCCCAAGA GCTACTTAACTCGTTGACTCACGCCCTTCAAAACTCAGGTGTAGATTTGTCCCAAGCCAGCATCTCTGTGCAGATCAACCTGGGAAAGCGTGCTGTCAAGAGACCTGTTGCTGGTGTATCCTCCAATTCCAAG GAACCAACCGATCCAGCATCTAGTAACGAATTAGGCCATCAGCTGACGACAGTGTTGGGTGCCGGTGCTGACGATCTCTCTCACGCAACGAAGCGGCATAAACCGGGCAACAGCTGA
- the LOC136542051 gene encoding transcription factor BIM1-like isoform X3 yields MGIQGNKPATHQHDFLSLYAAAAAKDAPLLLHDSEVLLHDSEAPPPVSQGNFLLKTHDFLQPLDQKPGAPPAEPSPLPASAAESRHRQQVVHALHLPGGVGTFSISPAPVSVALPAPAGVKSEPPFVLWGQPAATLQPGARGHQQQQQWALPFAGAGQVRPPPQQQKAPPDRKGRGGGGVMESGSRSSGGAGFDDDDDLTTRREGSSSLQDLTVRVDRKAGSCSDGGTDQRPNTPRSKHSATEQRRRSKINDRFQILRELLPHNDQKRDKATFLLEVIEYIRFLQEKVQKYEATFPEWNQENAKMLPWSNMYFRSFWKNAQSKCQIPGDSPPDPSHFMRNGSSPGSNFTGKLDDNHNIVTSAAASGAQDQAETDHMASGCYRSADTPANITNNAISQSQPQWTGPSPVDDSAMNREMLNNQQLAIDEGTISVSSNYSQECRFVPSQHLCADQPGKACCQETCCWCILQFQGTNRSSI; encoded by the exons ATGGGCATCCAAG GGAACAAGCCGGCGACGCACCAGCACGACTTCCTCTCGCtgtacgccgccgccgccgccaaggacgcTCCTCTCCTGCTCCACGACTCCGAGGTCCTGCTCCACGACTCTGAGGCGCCGCCGCCTGTCTCTCAAG gtaATTTCCTCTTGAAGACGCACGACTTCCTGCAGCCGTTGGATCAGAAGCCGGGAGCGCCGCCGGCGGAGCCGTCGCCGCTGCCCGCTTCCGCCGCGGAGAGCAGGCACCGGCAGCAGGTGGTGCACGCACTGCATCTGCCCGGCGGCGTCGGCACCTTCAGCATCAGCCCCGCGCCCGTGTCGGTCGCGCTGCCGGCGCCCGCCGGCGTCAAGTCGGAGCCGCCGTTCGTGCTTTGGGGCCAGCCAGCCGCGACGCTGCAGCCGGGCGCGCGAG ggcaccagcagcagcagcagtgggcGCTCCCCTTCGCCGGCGCCGGGCAGGTcaggccgccgccgcagcagcagaaGGCGCCACCGGACAGGAAGGGCCGCGGTGGAGGCGGGGTCATGGAGTCTGGCTCCAGATCCAGCGGCGGGGCGGggttcgacgacgacgacgacctcaCCACGCGCCGCGAGGGCTCCTCCTCGCTCCAAG ATTTGACAGTAAGGGTGGACAGGAAGGCTGGGAGCTGCAGCGATGGTGGTACAGATCAGCGGCCAAACACACCGCGGTCAAAACACTCGGCCACAGAGCAGCGCAGACGCAGCAAGATCAATGATAG GTTTCAGATACTTAGGGAGCTGTTGCCACACAATGATCAAAAGAGAGACAAAGCAACATTTCTCTTGGAG GTTATTGAATATATACGGTTTTTGCAAGAGAAAGTGCAAAAATACGAGGCAACATTCCCAGAATGGAACCAAGAAAATGCAAAGATGCTTCCATGG TCAAATATGTATTTTCGATCATTCTGGAAAAATGCACAG AGTAAATGCCAAATCCCTGGAGATTCTCCGCCTGACCCTTCACATTTCATGAGAAATGGATCCTCCCCTGGATCTAATTTCACAGGGAAACTCGATGATAATCACAACATAGTGACATCTGCAGCTGCATCAGGGGCACAGGATCAGGCAGAAACTGATCACATGGCTAGCGGGTGCTACAGATCAGCAGATACACCGGCGAATATTACAA ATAATGCTATATCTCAGTCCCAACCTCAGTGGACAGGTCCATCCCCTGTGGATGATTCTGCAATGAACAGGGAAATGCTTAACAACCAGCAGTTGGCGATAGATGAAGGAACGATCAGCGTGTCCAGTAACTATTCCCAAGA GTGTAGATTTGTCCCAAGCCAGCATCTCTGTGCAGATCAACCTGGGAAAGCGTGCTGTCAAGAGACCTGTTGCTGGTGTATCCTCCAATTCCAAG GAACCAACCGATCCAGCATCTAG
- the LOC136542051 gene encoding transcription factor BIM2-like isoform X2 encodes MGIQGNKPATHQHDFLSLYAAAAAKDAPLLLHDSEVLLHDSEAPPPVSQGNFLLKTHDFLQPLDQKPGAPPAEPSPLPASAAESRHRQQVVHALHLPGGVGTFSISPAPVSVALPAPAGVKSEPPFVLWGQPAATLQPGARGHQQQQQWALPFAGAGQVRPPPQQQKAPPDRKGRGGGGVMESGSRSSGGAGFDDDDDLTTRREGSSSLQDLTVRVDRKAGSCSDGGTDQRPNTPRSKHSATEQRRRSKINDRFQILRELLPHNDQKRDKATFLLEVIEYIRFLQEKVQKYEATFPEWNQENAKMLPWSKCQIPGDSPPDPSHFMRNGSSPGSNFTGKLDDNHNIVTSAAASGAQDQAETDHMASGCYRSADTPANITNNAISQSQPQWTGPSPVDDSAMNREMLNNQQLAIDEGTISVSSNYSQELLNSLTHALQNSGVDLSQASISVQINLGKRAVKRPVAGVSSNSKEPTDPASSNELGHQLTTVLGAGADDLSHATKRHKPGNS; translated from the exons ATGGGCATCCAAG GGAACAAGCCGGCGACGCACCAGCACGACTTCCTCTCGCtgtacgccgccgccgccgccaaggacgcTCCTCTCCTGCTCCACGACTCCGAGGTCCTGCTCCACGACTCTGAGGCGCCGCCGCCTGTCTCTCAAG gtaATTTCCTCTTGAAGACGCACGACTTCCTGCAGCCGTTGGATCAGAAGCCGGGAGCGCCGCCGGCGGAGCCGTCGCCGCTGCCCGCTTCCGCCGCGGAGAGCAGGCACCGGCAGCAGGTGGTGCACGCACTGCATCTGCCCGGCGGCGTCGGCACCTTCAGCATCAGCCCCGCGCCCGTGTCGGTCGCGCTGCCGGCGCCCGCCGGCGTCAAGTCGGAGCCGCCGTTCGTGCTTTGGGGCCAGCCAGCCGCGACGCTGCAGCCGGGCGCGCGAG ggcaccagcagcagcagcagtgggcGCTCCCCTTCGCCGGCGCCGGGCAGGTcaggccgccgccgcagcagcagaaGGCGCCACCGGACAGGAAGGGCCGCGGTGGAGGCGGGGTCATGGAGTCTGGCTCCAGATCCAGCGGCGGGGCGGggttcgacgacgacgacgacctcaCCACGCGCCGCGAGGGCTCCTCCTCGCTCCAAG ATTTGACAGTAAGGGTGGACAGGAAGGCTGGGAGCTGCAGCGATGGTGGTACAGATCAGCGGCCAAACACACCGCGGTCAAAACACTCGGCCACAGAGCAGCGCAGACGCAGCAAGATCAATGATAG GTTTCAGATACTTAGGGAGCTGTTGCCACACAATGATCAAAAGAGAGACAAAGCAACATTTCTCTTGGAG GTTATTGAATATATACGGTTTTTGCAAGAGAAAGTGCAAAAATACGAGGCAACATTCCCAGAATGGAACCAAGAAAATGCAAAGATGCTTCCATGG AGTAAATGCCAAATCCCTGGAGATTCTCCGCCTGACCCTTCACATTTCATGAGAAATGGATCCTCCCCTGGATCTAATTTCACAGGGAAACTCGATGATAATCACAACATAGTGACATCTGCAGCTGCATCAGGGGCACAGGATCAGGCAGAAACTGATCACATGGCTAGCGGGTGCTACAGATCAGCAGATACACCGGCGAATATTACAA ATAATGCTATATCTCAGTCCCAACCTCAGTGGACAGGTCCATCCCCTGTGGATGATTCTGCAATGAACAGGGAAATGCTTAACAACCAGCAGTTGGCGATAGATGAAGGAACGATCAGCGTGTCCAGTAACTATTCCCAAGA GCTACTTAACTCGTTGACTCACGCCCTTCAAAACTCAGGTGTAGATTTGTCCCAAGCCAGCATCTCTGTGCAGATCAACCTGGGAAAGCGTGCTGTCAAGAGACCTGTTGCTGGTGTATCCTCCAATTCCAAG GAACCAACCGATCCAGCATCTAGTAACGAATTAGGCCATCAGCTGACGACAGTGTTGGGTGCCGGTGCTGACGATCTCTCTCACGCAACGAAGCGGCATAAACCGGGCAACAGCTGA
- the LOC136542051 gene encoding transcription factor BIM2-like isoform X4, translated as MGIQGNKPATHQHDFLSLYAAAAAKDAPLLLHDSEVLLHDSEAPPPVSQGNFLLKTHDFLQPLDQKPGAPPAEPSPLPASAAESRHRQQVVHALHLPGGVGTFSISPAPVSVALPAPAGVKSEPPFVLWGQPAATLQPGARDLTVRVDRKAGSCSDGGTDQRPNTPRSKHSATEQRRRSKINDRFQILRELLPHNDQKRDKATFLLEVIEYIRFLQEKVQKYEATFPEWNQENAKMLPWSNMYFRSFWKNAQSKCQIPGDSPPDPSHFMRNGSSPGSNFTGKLDDNHNIVTSAAASGAQDQAETDHMASGCYRSADTPANITNNAISQSQPQWTGPSPVDDSAMNREMLNNQQLAIDEGTISVSSNYSQELLNSLTHALQNSGVDLSQASISVQINLGKRAVKRPVAGVSSNSKEPTDPASSNELGHQLTTVLGAGADDLSHATKRHKPGNS; from the exons ATGGGCATCCAAG GGAACAAGCCGGCGACGCACCAGCACGACTTCCTCTCGCtgtacgccgccgccgccgccaaggacgcTCCTCTCCTGCTCCACGACTCCGAGGTCCTGCTCCACGACTCTGAGGCGCCGCCGCCTGTCTCTCAAG gtaATTTCCTCTTGAAGACGCACGACTTCCTGCAGCCGTTGGATCAGAAGCCGGGAGCGCCGCCGGCGGAGCCGTCGCCGCTGCCCGCTTCCGCCGCGGAGAGCAGGCACCGGCAGCAGGTGGTGCACGCACTGCATCTGCCCGGCGGCGTCGGCACCTTCAGCATCAGCCCCGCGCCCGTGTCGGTCGCGCTGCCGGCGCCCGCCGGCGTCAAGTCGGAGCCGCCGTTCGTGCTTTGGGGCCAGCCAGCCGCGACGCTGCAGCCGGGCGCGCGAG ATTTGACAGTAAGGGTGGACAGGAAGGCTGGGAGCTGCAGCGATGGTGGTACAGATCAGCGGCCAAACACACCGCGGTCAAAACACTCGGCCACAGAGCAGCGCAGACGCAGCAAGATCAATGATAG GTTTCAGATACTTAGGGAGCTGTTGCCACACAATGATCAAAAGAGAGACAAAGCAACATTTCTCTTGGAG GTTATTGAATATATACGGTTTTTGCAAGAGAAAGTGCAAAAATACGAGGCAACATTCCCAGAATGGAACCAAGAAAATGCAAAGATGCTTCCATGG TCAAATATGTATTTTCGATCATTCTGGAAAAATGCACAG AGTAAATGCCAAATCCCTGGAGATTCTCCGCCTGACCCTTCACATTTCATGAGAAATGGATCCTCCCCTGGATCTAATTTCACAGGGAAACTCGATGATAATCACAACATAGTGACATCTGCAGCTGCATCAGGGGCACAGGATCAGGCAGAAACTGATCACATGGCTAGCGGGTGCTACAGATCAGCAGATACACCGGCGAATATTACAA ATAATGCTATATCTCAGTCCCAACCTCAGTGGACAGGTCCATCCCCTGTGGATGATTCTGCAATGAACAGGGAAATGCTTAACAACCAGCAGTTGGCGATAGATGAAGGAACGATCAGCGTGTCCAGTAACTATTCCCAAGA GCTACTTAACTCGTTGACTCACGCCCTTCAAAACTCAGGTGTAGATTTGTCCCAAGCCAGCATCTCTGTGCAGATCAACCTGGGAAAGCGTGCTGTCAAGAGACCTGTTGCTGGTGTATCCTCCAATTCCAAG GAACCAACCGATCCAGCATCTAGTAACGAATTAGGCCATCAGCTGACGACAGTGTTGGGTGCCGGTGCTGACGATCTCTCTCACGCAACGAAGCGGCATAAACCGGGCAACAGCTGA